The Stigmatella ashevillena genomic sequence CTTCGGACAGCGCGCGCATCAAAATCCGCTGCGAACTCGCAAGCGGCGTCCAGCCCTCCCAAGCACTGGCGGCCACGATTGCTGGCCGGATGGAGGCCTCTGCCCACCTGCCGTTCGATATTGAGTTCGTCAGCCACCTGCCCCGCCCTGGCAGCAAGGTGCTCCGGGTTGTCCGCGAGTAGCTCCCAACAACAAGAGGAATTCATTCATGATCATCGACGCGCATGCGCACTTGTCTCCCACGGCCTACGGCTCCACGGAAAAGTATCTGGAAGTACTGAAGCAAAGCGGTATCGAACAAGCGGTTGTCTGCCCTGGCGGCATGTTGGATGTCAGGAAGATGAACGATTTCGTATCCGGCCAAAGGAAGCCAGACGCGATTCCCAAGAACGAATACGTGAGTCAATCTTTTAGAGACCATCCCGAGCTTCATGGGATTGCTTGCGTGGATCCCTGTCATCCACAGGCGCTCTCTCAACTGGAAGAACTCCTGAGGCAAGGGTTTCACGGCCTCATGGTGTCTCCGCTCGTGCACAAATTTACATTCGCGGATGAAGCCATGGCCGGTTTGGCCACTCTCTGCGGCGAGCAAGGGGTTCCAATCATCTCGCACAATGGCTGGAGACCAGGGGCGAACACCCAGGACTACGTCCAGCTGGCAAGGAAGTTCCCGCGCACGAACTTCATCCTGGAGCACATGGGGGCACACCCCTCCGATGCGGAAGCAACGGATGCTTGTGCCGGGCTGGACAACTTCTTCTTGGAGACGTCGCTCGGTGCTCATCTTCACGTCGTGGAGACAGTAAAGAAGGCAGGGGCAAGCAAGCTCATCTTCGGCTCCGAGTTCCCCCTCTCCCATCCCGCCCTGGAGATGAAGAAAGTCTATTTGCTCCCCATCACGGACGGAGAGCGCGAGCAGATTCTGGGCGGGAACATCCGGGGCTTGCTCTGCCTCGATTGAGAACGGACACAGGGGGGATTAATCATGGCAACACCAGAGCGCCTCGAAACCATCAATCAAGTACTCCAGCAGGCCCGGAACGCTCCCTTCTACAGGGAGCGCCTGCCAGCCAAACCCCTCCGAAGCTGGGAGGAATTCCAGCGTCTCCCCTTCACGTCCAAGGAGGACCTGCGCCGACACTCGCCTCATGGACTGGTATGCGTCCCGGCCCAGGAACTTTTGCAGTACCATGAGTCCTCCGCGACGACCGGCACGCCCGTCTCTGTTTGGTACAGTCGCGATGACTTGGCGGAGATCCGGGACCGGTTCTCGGCATGGGGCGTCGGATTCATGCCCGGAGACCGGGTCCTCGTCCGGTTTCCCTATGCGCTCTCCACCATCGGACATTTCGTCCATGCCGCAGCCCAACACAGACAGGCGTGTGTCATTCCGGCCGACAGCCGGACGAGCATCACCCCTCTGCCGCGCGTGGTCGACCTGATGAGGAAATTGCAGGTGACCGTCCTCGCCACCATCTCTCTTTCGGCAGTGATGATTGCCGAGGCTGCTGAGATGGCAGGACTTGATCCACGCCGGGACTTTCCTCATCTGCGTGCCATCTGCTGCGCTGGAGAGCCGTTGACCCTTCACCGGCGCCGGTACCTCGAAGAGCTCTGGGGGGTTCCTGTGTATGACAACTACGGAATGACGGAGACGGGCCCACAAGCCATGGACTGCCATGAGCAGCGCCTCCATCCCTGGCAGGATCATTTCTGGATGGAAATACTGGATGAGCGACTCAAAAGAGCCGTGGCTCCAGGGGAGATGGGATACCTGGTCGTCACTTCCCTCTCCCGGAGGGCCTCACCCATGATTCGCTACCTGACAGGAGACCGGGTTCAACGCCTGGAGCAACCCTGTGGGTGTGGCCATCCCTCGACGCTGCGGATCCGAGGCCGCG encodes the following:
- a CDS encoding amidohydrolase family protein is translated as MIIDAHAHLSPTAYGSTEKYLEVLKQSGIEQAVVCPGGMLDVRKMNDFVSGQRKPDAIPKNEYVSQSFRDHPELHGIACVDPCHPQALSQLEELLRQGFHGLMVSPLVHKFTFADEAMAGLATLCGEQGVPIISHNGWRPGANTQDYVQLARKFPRTNFILEHMGAHPSDAEATDACAGLDNFFLETSLGAHLHVVETVKKAGASKLIFGSEFPLSHPALEMKKVYLLPITDGEREQILGGNIRGLLCLD
- a CDS encoding phenylacetate--CoA ligase family protein, translating into MATPERLETINQVLQQARNAPFYRERLPAKPLRSWEEFQRLPFTSKEDLRRHSPHGLVCVPAQELLQYHESSATTGTPVSVWYSRDDLAEIRDRFSAWGVGFMPGDRVLVRFPYALSTIGHFVHAAAQHRQACVIPADSRTSITPLPRVVDLMRKLQVTVLATISLSAVMIAEAAEMAGLDPRRDFPHLRAICCAGEPLTLHRRRYLEELWGVPVYDNYGMTETGPQAMDCHEQRLHPWQDHFWMEILDERLKRAVAPGEMGYLVVTSLSRRASPMIRYLTGDRVQRLEQPCGCGHPSTLRIRGRAEESLWVKDRPFDLWELEEIVYQLPSRRFWKAAAGPDGLHFIVEKEQGRDTLPPALLSQLEQQHGVRLTVELVPKGTLYDRKELISFGMLGKPVYLCTPQSLLEHRP